A DNA window from Onthophagus taurus isolate NC chromosome 1, IU_Otau_3.0, whole genome shotgun sequence contains the following coding sequences:
- the LOC111419320 gene encoding uncharacterized protein isoform X1, with protein sequence MSDNDKPSKSKDENAANQPSTSKGSEEILLESTKPAHNSITLKKNFRIGKHEKSFAHSSKNDTQQDPQSSNDSKSIIANTTFDEILARCEHTYKEKQISVLLPSQFDSMTSSVRTLRQSQSCFSNTALKCFLLQSMSHLSEVPNFEKKWDARFSTRDFLPKIDTATQSTPPEPVTIENATGIYSRDAVAETTSAEVQISPSLIPPRPIVGEPPLEGAPPSYSAVMRIGPSRTSHRRLFGRRADALEPSAPFISPAPPPTYAEAQGHYYRPVLVDSVIVDLLWGPDPMPAACQRCGTYIITQTTNQRSNMTHFAALALCICGCWPCCLLPYCMNSCKNTYHYCPNCNSYLGMYRPW encoded by the exons ATGAGCGATAATGATAAACCTTCTAAATCAAAAGACGAAAACGCAGCAAACCAACCGAGTACTTCAAAAGGTAGCGAAGAAATTTTATTGGAATCTACAAAACCAGCCCATAATTcaataaccttaaaaaaaaactttcgtaTTGGAAAGCACGAAAAATCTTTTGCACACTCAAGTAAAAATGATACTCAGCAAGATCCACAAAGTTCCAACGATAGCAAGAGTATCATTGCGAATACAACGTTCGATGAGATTTTGGCGAGGTGTGAGCACACTTACAAAGAAAAACAGATTTCGGTATTGTTACCAAGTCAATTCGACTCGATGACGTCTTCCGTACGAACGTTAAGGCAATCGCAATCATGTTTTTCAAATACCGcgttaaaatgttttctacTTCAAAGTATGTCCCATCTATCCGAAGTgccgaattttgaaaagaaatggGATGCGAGATTTTCAACCCGGGattttttaccaaaaatcGACACAGCTACCCAAAGTACTCCGCCGGAACCGGTAACTATAGAAAACGCGACTGGAATATATTCGCGTGATGCAGTTGCAGAAACAACTTCGGCGGAAGTTCAAATTAGTCCTTCACTTATCCCACCAAGACCTATCGTTGGAGAGCCACCTTTGGAAGGAGCCCCACCATCATATTCAGCAGTTATGAGAATAGGACCAAGTAGAACATCTCATAGAAGACTTTTTGGAAGAAGAGCCGATGCTTTAGAACCTTCTGCCCCATTTATTAGTCCCGCCCCACCACCAACTTACGCCGAAGCTCAAGGGCATTATTATCGACCGGTTCTTGTGGACTCAG TAATTGTAGATCTTTTATGGGGTCCGGATCCTATGCCAGCCGCTTGTCAAAGATGTGGTACCTACATAATCACGCAAACCACCAACCAACGATCGAATATGACTCATTTCGCTGCTTTAGCACTTTGTATTTGTGGATGTTGGCCGTGTTGTCTTTTACCGTATTGTATGAACAGTTGCAAAAACACGTATCATTATTGTCCGAATTGTAATAGTTATTTGGGAATGTATAGACcatggtaa
- the LOC111419320 gene encoding uncharacterized protein isoform X3: MSDNDKPSKSKDENAANQPSTSKGSEEILLESTKPAHNSITLKKNFRIGKHEKSFAHSSKNDTQQDPQSSNDSKSIIANTTFDEILARCEHTYKEKQISVLLPSQFDSMTSSVRTLRQSQSCFSNTALKCFLLQSMSHLSEVPNFEKKWDARFSTRDFLPKIDTATQSTPPEPVTIENATGIYSRDAVAETTSAEVQISPSLIPPRPIVGEPPLEGAPPSYSAVMRIGPSRTSHRRLFGRRADALEPSAPFISPAPPPTYAEAQGHYYRPVLVDSDLLWGPDPMPAACQRCGTYIITQTTNQRSNMTHFAALALCICGCWPCCLLPYCMNSCKNTYHYCPNCNSYLGMYRPW, translated from the exons ATGAGCGATAATGATAAACCTTCTAAATCAAAAGACGAAAACGCAGCAAACCAACCGAGTACTTCAAAAGGTAGCGAAGAAATTTTATTGGAATCTACAAAACCAGCCCATAATTcaataaccttaaaaaaaaactttcgtaTTGGAAAGCACGAAAAATCTTTTGCACACTCAAGTAAAAATGATACTCAGCAAGATCCACAAAGTTCCAACGATAGCAAGAGTATCATTGCGAATACAACGTTCGATGAGATTTTGGCGAGGTGTGAGCACACTTACAAAGAAAAACAGATTTCGGTATTGTTACCAAGTCAATTCGACTCGATGACGTCTTCCGTACGAACGTTAAGGCAATCGCAATCATGTTTTTCAAATACCGcgttaaaatgttttctacTTCAAAGTATGTCCCATCTATCCGAAGTgccgaattttgaaaagaaatggGATGCGAGATTTTCAACCCGGGattttttaccaaaaatcGACACAGCTACCCAAAGTACTCCGCCGGAACCGGTAACTATAGAAAACGCGACTGGAATATATTCGCGTGATGCAGTTGCAGAAACAACTTCGGCGGAAGTTCAAATTAGTCCTTCACTTATCCCACCAAGACCTATCGTTGGAGAGCCACCTTTGGAAGGAGCCCCACCATCATATTCAGCAGTTATGAGAATAGGACCAAGTAGAACATCTCATAGAAGACTTTTTGGAAGAAGAGCCGATGCTTTAGAACCTTCTGCCCCATTTATTAGTCCCGCCCCACCACCAACTTACGCCGAAGCTCAAGGGCATTATTATCGACCGGTTCTTGTGGACTCAG ATCTTTTATGGGGTCCGGATCCTATGCCAGCCGCTTGTCAAAGATGTGGTACCTACATAATCACGCAAACCACCAACCAACGATCGAATATGACTCATTTCGCTGCTTTAGCACTTTGTATTTGTGGATGTTGGCCGTGTTGTCTTTTACCGTATTGTATGAACAGTTGCAAAAACACGTATCATTATTGTCCGAATTGTAATAGTTATTTGGGAATGTATAGACcatggtaa
- the LOC111419320 gene encoding uncharacterized protein isoform X2, whose protein sequence is MSDNDKPSKSKDENAANQPSTSKGSEEILLESTKPAHNSITLKKNFRIGKHEKSFAHSSKNDTQQDPQSSNDSKSIIANTTFDEILARCEHTYKEKQISVLLPSQFDSMTSSVRTLRQSQSCFSNTALKCFLLQSMSHLSEVPNFEKKWDARFSTRDFLPKIDTATQSTPPEPVTIENATGIYSRDAVAETTSAEVQISPSLIPPRPIVGEPPLEGAPPSYSAVMRIGPSRTSHRRLFGRRADALEPSAPFISPAPPPTYAEAQGHYYRPVLVDSGNLLWGPDPMPAACQRCGTYIITQTTNQRSNMTHFAALALCICGCWPCCLLPYCMNSCKNTYHYCPNCNSYLGMYRPW, encoded by the exons ATGAGCGATAATGATAAACCTTCTAAATCAAAAGACGAAAACGCAGCAAACCAACCGAGTACTTCAAAAGGTAGCGAAGAAATTTTATTGGAATCTACAAAACCAGCCCATAATTcaataaccttaaaaaaaaactttcgtaTTGGAAAGCACGAAAAATCTTTTGCACACTCAAGTAAAAATGATACTCAGCAAGATCCACAAAGTTCCAACGATAGCAAGAGTATCATTGCGAATACAACGTTCGATGAGATTTTGGCGAGGTGTGAGCACACTTACAAAGAAAAACAGATTTCGGTATTGTTACCAAGTCAATTCGACTCGATGACGTCTTCCGTACGAACGTTAAGGCAATCGCAATCATGTTTTTCAAATACCGcgttaaaatgttttctacTTCAAAGTATGTCCCATCTATCCGAAGTgccgaattttgaaaagaaatggGATGCGAGATTTTCAACCCGGGattttttaccaaaaatcGACACAGCTACCCAAAGTACTCCGCCGGAACCGGTAACTATAGAAAACGCGACTGGAATATATTCGCGTGATGCAGTTGCAGAAACAACTTCGGCGGAAGTTCAAATTAGTCCTTCACTTATCCCACCAAGACCTATCGTTGGAGAGCCACCTTTGGAAGGAGCCCCACCATCATATTCAGCAGTTATGAGAATAGGACCAAGTAGAACATCTCATAGAAGACTTTTTGGAAGAAGAGCCGATGCTTTAGAACCTTCTGCCCCATTTATTAGTCCCGCCCCACCACCAACTTACGCCGAAGCTCAAGGGCATTATTATCGACCGGTTCTTGTGGACTCAGGTA ATCTTTTATGGGGTCCGGATCCTATGCCAGCCGCTTGTCAAAGATGTGGTACCTACATAATCACGCAAACCACCAACCAACGATCGAATATGACTCATTTCGCTGCTTTAGCACTTTGTATTTGTGGATGTTGGCCGTGTTGTCTTTTACCGTATTGTATGAACAGTTGCAAAAACACGTATCATTATTGTCCGAATTGTAATAGTTATTTGGGAATGTATAGACcatggtaa